The proteins below come from a single Hippocampus zosterae strain Florida chromosome 5, ASM2543408v3, whole genome shotgun sequence genomic window:
- the usp5 gene encoding ubiquitin carboxyl-terminal hydrolase 5 isoform X1 produces the protein MADVSEVLMSVLSTIRVPKPGDRVHKDECALSFSSPESEGGLYVCMNSFLGFGSQYVERHHARAGQRAYLHITRTRKAKKEDDNNSGSGHPPKKKPTRLAIGIEGGFDVEQEYYEEDYKVVIFPERQEVTSEDLASMPDVVKERVSLSMAGIIAADSVSHALQVQQWDGEVRQESRFAVDLKQLDNGVKIPPSGWRCEVCGLQENLWMNLTDGKVLCGRRYFDGSGGNNHALLYFQETGYPLAVKLGTITPDGADVYSYDEDDMVLDPKLPEHLSHFGIDMMTMEKTERTMTELEIAVNQRVGEWEVIQESGTTLRPLFGPGLTGMKNLGNSCYLNSVMQVLFTVPDFESKYVSEMDKIMDEAPSDPTQDFKIQVAKLGYGLSSGDYSKPAPDPGEENAAAEHKDYQIGIAPRMFKALVGRGHPEFSTNRQQDAQEFLLHFINMVERNCRSGPNPSEAFRFLVEEKIVCQQSRKAKYTQRVDYIIQLPVPMDQAINTDELQEAERRRENGDSTVTPVRAQIPFAVCMAALSEPELLTDFWSSAVQTKTTATKTTRFASFPDHLVIQIKKFTFGLDWVPKKLDVSIDVPDTLDLSALRATGQQPGEELLPEVAPPPLMTPDVEVKGTLGSHGNEEDDSLYSPLLSPVLDDSTVSQLCDMGFPLEACRKAVYYTGNTGIDSAMNWLMGHIDDPDFSAPLVLPGCSGGTTPTMESVSEEHLATIVSMGFSREQATKALRATSNTLERAVDWIFSHLDDLESMEVSEGGRSAAESEAAREPPPGPCVRDGPGKYELFAFISHMGTSTMCGHYVCHIKKDQQWVIFNDQKVCASEKPPKDLGYLYFYRRVAE, from the exons ATGGCGGACGTCAGCGAGGTTTTGATGTCGGTTTTGTCCACAATTCGGGTACCCAAGCCCGGGGACCGTGTCCACAAAGATGAATGCGCCTTGTCATTTTCCTCCCCG GAAAGCGAAGGAGGCTTGTACGTGTGTATGAACAGCTTCCTAGGCTTTGGAAGTCAGTATGTGGAGAGGCACCATGCTCGGGCTGGTCAGAGGGCTTACTTGCACATCACAAGGACTCGCAAGGCCAAG AAGGAAGACGATAATAACTCTGGATCGGGACATCCGCCGAAGAAGAAGCCCACCAGATTGGCTATAG GCATCGAAGGCGGTTTTGATGTGGAGCAGGAGTACTATGAGGAGGACTACAAGGTTGTCATTTTTCCTGAAAGACAGGAAGTCACATCGGAGGACCTCGCATCCATGCCCGACGTTGTGAAAGAGCGG GTATCACTGTCAATGGCGGGCATCATCGCGGCCGACTCGGTGTCTCACGCCTTGCAAGTACAACAGTGGGACGGTGAGGTGAGACAGGAGTCACGGTTTGCCGTCGACCTCAAGCAACTTGACAATGGCGTCAAGATCCCGCCCAG TGGCTGGCGATGCGAAGTGTGCGGCCTCCAAGAGAATCTCTGGATGAACCTGACGGACGGCAAGGTGCTTTGCGGTCGCAGGTACTTCGACGGCTCGGGCGGTAACAACCACGCCCTGCTCTACTTCCAAGAGACGGGATACCCGCTGGCGGTCAAACTGGGAACCATCACCCCAGACGGAGCAG ATGTTTACTCTTACGACGAGGATGACATGGTGCTGGACCCCAAGTTACCCGAGCATCTTTCTCACTTTGGCATCGACATGATGACCATGGAGAAG ACCGAGCGGACCATGACAGAGCTGGAGATCGCCGTGAACCAGCGCGTGGGCGAGTGGGAGGTGATCCAAGAATCCGGGACCACCCTGCGCCCGCTGTTCGGGCCCGGCCTGACCGGCATGAAGAACCTGGGCAACAGCTGCTACCTCAACTCCGTCATGCAAGTGCTCTTCACCGTTCCAGACTTCGAGAGCAA GTATGTGTCCGAGATGGACAAGATAATGGACGAGGCCCCGAGTGACCCCACTCAAGACTTCAAAATCCAAGT GGCCAAACTGGGCTACGGGCTGTCGTCGGGAGATTATTCCAAACCAGCACCGGACCCCGGGGAAGAAAATGCTGCAGCTGAGCACAAG GATTACCAAATCGGCATAGCGCCAAGAATGTTCAAAGCACTTGTGGGGCGGGGCCACCCGGAGTTCTCCACCAATCGGCAGCAGGACGCTCAggagtttttattgcacttCATAAACATGGTGGAG AGAAACTGTCGCTCGGGGCCCAACCCGTCTGAGGCCTTCAGGTTCCTGGTGGAGGAGAAGATTGTGTGTCAGCAGTCCCGAAAGGCCAAGTACACGCAGCGGGTGGATTACATCATCCAGCTGCCCGTGCCCATGGACCAGGCCATCAATACAG ATGAGCTGCAGGAGGCGGAGCGCCGGCGCGAGAACGGCGACTCGACGGTCACGCCCGTGCGAGCGCAAATTCCCTTTGCGGTTTGCATGGCGGCCCTCAGCGAACCCGAACTCCTTACGGACTTCTGGAGCTCCGCCGTGCAGACCAAGACCACCGCCACCAA AACGACCCGCTTTGCTTCCTTCCCCGACCACCTGGTTATTCAGATTAAGAAGTTCACCTTTGGCCTTGACTGGGTCCCCAAGAAACTGG ACGTGAGCATCGACGTCCCCGACACGCTGGACCTGAGCGCGCTCCGCGCGACGGGCCAGCAGCCGGGAGAGGAGCTCCTACCGGAGGTGGCCCCGCCCCCACTCATGACCCCCGATGTGGAGGTTAAAGGTACCCTGGGCTCCCACGGCAACGAGGAGGACGACTCTCTCTACTCCCCACTGCTGT CTCCAGTCCTGGACGACTCCACCGTGTCGCAACTCTGCGACATGGGCTTCCCCCTGGAGGCGTGCAGAAAAGCCGTGTACTACACGGGAAACACCGGCATCGACTCTGCCATGAATTGGTTGATGGGCCACATCGACGATCCAG ACTTCTCCGCCCCCTTGGTCCTGCCGGGCTGCAGCGGCGGCACCACGCCGACCATGGAGAGCGTCTCCGAGGAGCACCTGGCGACCATCGTCTCCATGGGCTTCAGCCGAGAACAAGCAACCAAAGCACTTCGAGCGACG AGCAATACTCTGGAGCGGGCCGTGGACTGGATCTTCTCACACCTGGACGACCTTGAGTCTATGGAGGTTTCCGAAGGCGGTCGCTCGGCCGCCGAGAGCGAGGCCGCTCGAGAGCCTCCGCCCGGGCCTTGCGTCAGAGACGGACCAGGCA AATATGAACTGTTTGCCTTCATCAGCCACATGGGCACGAGCACAATGTGCGGCCACTACGTCTGTCACATCAAGAAGGATCAGCA ATGGGTCATCTTTAACGACCAGAAGGTGTGCGCCTCCGAGAAGCCCCCCAAGGACCTGGGCTACCTCTACTTCTACCGGCGGGTGGCCGAATGA
- the usp5 gene encoding ubiquitin carboxyl-terminal hydrolase 5 isoform X2 — translation MADVSEVLMSVLSTIRVPKPGDRVHKDECALSFSSPESEGGLYVCMNSFLGFGSQYVERHHARAGQRAYLHITRTRKAKKEDDNNSGSGHPPKKKPTRLAIGIEGGFDVEQEYYEEDYKVVIFPERQEVTSEDLASMPDVVKERVSLSMAGIIAADSVSHALQVQQWDGEVRQESRFAVDLKQLDNGVKIPPSGWRCEVCGLQENLWMNLTDGKVLCGRRYFDGSGGNNHALLYFQETGYPLAVKLGTITPDGADVYSYDEDDMVLDPKLPEHLSHFGIDMMTMEKTERTMTELEIAVNQRVGEWEVIQESGTTLRPLFGPGLTGMKNLGNSCYLNSVMQVLFTVPDFESKYVSEMDKIMDEAPSDPTQDFKIQVAKLGYGLSSGDYSKPAPDPGEENAAAEHKDYQIGIAPRMFKALVGRGHPEFSTNRQQDAQEFLLHFINMVERNCRSGPNPSEAFRFLVEEKIVCQQSRKAKYTQRVDYIIQLPVPMDQAINTDELQEAERRRENGDSTVTPVRAQIPFAVCMAALSEPELLTDFWSSAVQTKTTATKTTRFASFPDHLVIQIKKFTFGLDWVPKKLDVSIDVPDTLDLSALRATGQQPGEELLPEVAPPPLMTPDVEVKAPVLDDSTVSQLCDMGFPLEACRKAVYYTGNTGIDSAMNWLMGHIDDPDFSAPLVLPGCSGGTTPTMESVSEEHLATIVSMGFSREQATKALRATSNTLERAVDWIFSHLDDLESMEVSEGGRSAAESEAAREPPPGPCVRDGPGKYELFAFISHMGTSTMCGHYVCHIKKDQQWVIFNDQKVCASEKPPKDLGYLYFYRRVAE, via the exons ATGGCGGACGTCAGCGAGGTTTTGATGTCGGTTTTGTCCACAATTCGGGTACCCAAGCCCGGGGACCGTGTCCACAAAGATGAATGCGCCTTGTCATTTTCCTCCCCG GAAAGCGAAGGAGGCTTGTACGTGTGTATGAACAGCTTCCTAGGCTTTGGAAGTCAGTATGTGGAGAGGCACCATGCTCGGGCTGGTCAGAGGGCTTACTTGCACATCACAAGGACTCGCAAGGCCAAG AAGGAAGACGATAATAACTCTGGATCGGGACATCCGCCGAAGAAGAAGCCCACCAGATTGGCTATAG GCATCGAAGGCGGTTTTGATGTGGAGCAGGAGTACTATGAGGAGGACTACAAGGTTGTCATTTTTCCTGAAAGACAGGAAGTCACATCGGAGGACCTCGCATCCATGCCCGACGTTGTGAAAGAGCGG GTATCACTGTCAATGGCGGGCATCATCGCGGCCGACTCGGTGTCTCACGCCTTGCAAGTACAACAGTGGGACGGTGAGGTGAGACAGGAGTCACGGTTTGCCGTCGACCTCAAGCAACTTGACAATGGCGTCAAGATCCCGCCCAG TGGCTGGCGATGCGAAGTGTGCGGCCTCCAAGAGAATCTCTGGATGAACCTGACGGACGGCAAGGTGCTTTGCGGTCGCAGGTACTTCGACGGCTCGGGCGGTAACAACCACGCCCTGCTCTACTTCCAAGAGACGGGATACCCGCTGGCGGTCAAACTGGGAACCATCACCCCAGACGGAGCAG ATGTTTACTCTTACGACGAGGATGACATGGTGCTGGACCCCAAGTTACCCGAGCATCTTTCTCACTTTGGCATCGACATGATGACCATGGAGAAG ACCGAGCGGACCATGACAGAGCTGGAGATCGCCGTGAACCAGCGCGTGGGCGAGTGGGAGGTGATCCAAGAATCCGGGACCACCCTGCGCCCGCTGTTCGGGCCCGGCCTGACCGGCATGAAGAACCTGGGCAACAGCTGCTACCTCAACTCCGTCATGCAAGTGCTCTTCACCGTTCCAGACTTCGAGAGCAA GTATGTGTCCGAGATGGACAAGATAATGGACGAGGCCCCGAGTGACCCCACTCAAGACTTCAAAATCCAAGT GGCCAAACTGGGCTACGGGCTGTCGTCGGGAGATTATTCCAAACCAGCACCGGACCCCGGGGAAGAAAATGCTGCAGCTGAGCACAAG GATTACCAAATCGGCATAGCGCCAAGAATGTTCAAAGCACTTGTGGGGCGGGGCCACCCGGAGTTCTCCACCAATCGGCAGCAGGACGCTCAggagtttttattgcacttCATAAACATGGTGGAG AGAAACTGTCGCTCGGGGCCCAACCCGTCTGAGGCCTTCAGGTTCCTGGTGGAGGAGAAGATTGTGTGTCAGCAGTCCCGAAAGGCCAAGTACACGCAGCGGGTGGATTACATCATCCAGCTGCCCGTGCCCATGGACCAGGCCATCAATACAG ATGAGCTGCAGGAGGCGGAGCGCCGGCGCGAGAACGGCGACTCGACGGTCACGCCCGTGCGAGCGCAAATTCCCTTTGCGGTTTGCATGGCGGCCCTCAGCGAACCCGAACTCCTTACGGACTTCTGGAGCTCCGCCGTGCAGACCAAGACCACCGCCACCAA AACGACCCGCTTTGCTTCCTTCCCCGACCACCTGGTTATTCAGATTAAGAAGTTCACCTTTGGCCTTGACTGGGTCCCCAAGAAACTGG ACGTGAGCATCGACGTCCCCGACACGCTGGACCTGAGCGCGCTCCGCGCGACGGGCCAGCAGCCGGGAGAGGAGCTCCTACCGGAGGTGGCCCCGCCCCCACTCATGACCCCCGATGTGGAGGTTAAAG CTCCAGTCCTGGACGACTCCACCGTGTCGCAACTCTGCGACATGGGCTTCCCCCTGGAGGCGTGCAGAAAAGCCGTGTACTACACGGGAAACACCGGCATCGACTCTGCCATGAATTGGTTGATGGGCCACATCGACGATCCAG ACTTCTCCGCCCCCTTGGTCCTGCCGGGCTGCAGCGGCGGCACCACGCCGACCATGGAGAGCGTCTCCGAGGAGCACCTGGCGACCATCGTCTCCATGGGCTTCAGCCGAGAACAAGCAACCAAAGCACTTCGAGCGACG AGCAATACTCTGGAGCGGGCCGTGGACTGGATCTTCTCACACCTGGACGACCTTGAGTCTATGGAGGTTTCCGAAGGCGGTCGCTCGGCCGCCGAGAGCGAGGCCGCTCGAGAGCCTCCGCCCGGGCCTTGCGTCAGAGACGGACCAGGCA AATATGAACTGTTTGCCTTCATCAGCCACATGGGCACGAGCACAATGTGCGGCCACTACGTCTGTCACATCAAGAAGGATCAGCA ATGGGTCATCTTTAACGACCAGAAGGTGTGCGCCTCCGAGAAGCCCCCCAAGGACCTGGGCTACCTCTACTTCTACCGGCGGGTGGCCGAATGA
- the LOC127600600 gene encoding igLON family member 5-like isoform X1, whose product MKTIRWLPLVLGALQASAEFFHTKAGQETVIKCGLDNFATSLVWRRGSQLLFRVTSKTRMLQRGTSSIAMRSKQKQDTNLQISAVEEGDAGEFTCVVDNKETVHTLAVVLVSVDPLGNGLSPGSVAVLRCRVAGLPSEPWVEWSRPGDARRWDRGLARLEPVEASHAGKWQCVFHHDGSHYMEEIELSVKKMSMTTISPSAKGHPTPGPIMVALPKVGFWLVASGGSLLVLLLLILVLIMSCRIRRRKLQKRFLQMNARKPMSGRQYCQCRCPTAAVAPRRPDTTKKKKPPALPMC is encoded by the exons ATGAAGACCATCCGATGGCTTCCACTGG TGCTTGGCGCTCTGCAGGCTTCGGCCGAGTTCTTCCACACCAAAGCGGGCCAGGAGACCGTCATCAAGTGCGGGCTGGACAACTTCGCCACCAGCCTGGTGTGGCGTCGCGGCAGCCAGCTCCTCTTCAGGGTCACCAGCAAAACTCGCATGCTGCAGAGAG GCACCAGTAGCATCGCAATGAGGTCCAAACAGAAGCAGGACACCAATTTGCAGATCTCCGCGGTGGAGGAAGGTGACGCCGGGGAGTTCACGTGCGTGGTGGACAACAAGGAAACGGTGCACACGCTTGCCGTCGTCTTGG TATCGGTGGACCCTCTGGGTAACGGCCTGAGCCCAGGAAGTGTGGCAGTACTGCGCTGCCGCGTGGCCGGGCTGCCGTCGGAGCCATGGGTGGAGTGGAGTCGACCCGGCGACGCTCGTCGATGGGATCGCGGCCTGGCTCGCCTTGAGCCGGTGGAGGCGTCCCATGCTGGGAAGTGGCAATGTGTCTTCCACCACGATGGGTCCCACTACATGGAGGAAATCGAGCTTAGCGTGAAAA AAATGTCCATGACAACCATCTCCCCAAGTGCAAAGG GTCATCCGACCCCTGGCCCCATCATGGTGGCGCTTCCCAAAGTGGGCTTTTGGCTGGTGGCCTCCGGTGGCAGCCTGCTGGTGCTCCTGCTGCTCATCTTGGTCTTGATTATGTCTTGCCGCAtcagaagaaggaag ctTCAGAAGAGATTCCTGCAGATGAACGCCAGAAAACCGATGAGCGGCCGCCAATACTGCCAGTGTCGTTG CCCGACAGCTGCCGTGGCACCCCGGCGGCCGGACACGACTAAGAAGAAGAAGCCGCCCGCCCTTCCGATGTGCTGA
- the LOC127600600 gene encoding igLON family member 5-like isoform X2, with protein MKTIRWLPLVLGALQASAEFFHTKAGQETVIKCGLDNFATSLVWRRGSQLLFRVTSKTRMLQRGTSSIAMRSKQKQDTNLQISAVEEGDAGEFTCVVDNKETVHTLAVVLVSVDPLGNGLSPGSVAVLRCRVAGLPSEPWVEWSRPGDARRWDRGLARLEPVEASHAGKWQCVFHHDGSHYMEEIELSVKKMSMTTISPSAKGHPTPGPIMVALPKVGFWLVASGGSLLVLLLLILVLIMSCRIRRRKKRFLQMNARKPMSGRQYCQCRCPTAAVAPRRPDTTKKKKPPALPMC; from the exons ATGAAGACCATCCGATGGCTTCCACTGG TGCTTGGCGCTCTGCAGGCTTCGGCCGAGTTCTTCCACACCAAAGCGGGCCAGGAGACCGTCATCAAGTGCGGGCTGGACAACTTCGCCACCAGCCTGGTGTGGCGTCGCGGCAGCCAGCTCCTCTTCAGGGTCACCAGCAAAACTCGCATGCTGCAGAGAG GCACCAGTAGCATCGCAATGAGGTCCAAACAGAAGCAGGACACCAATTTGCAGATCTCCGCGGTGGAGGAAGGTGACGCCGGGGAGTTCACGTGCGTGGTGGACAACAAGGAAACGGTGCACACGCTTGCCGTCGTCTTGG TATCGGTGGACCCTCTGGGTAACGGCCTGAGCCCAGGAAGTGTGGCAGTACTGCGCTGCCGCGTGGCCGGGCTGCCGTCGGAGCCATGGGTGGAGTGGAGTCGACCCGGCGACGCTCGTCGATGGGATCGCGGCCTGGCTCGCCTTGAGCCGGTGGAGGCGTCCCATGCTGGGAAGTGGCAATGTGTCTTCCACCACGATGGGTCCCACTACATGGAGGAAATCGAGCTTAGCGTGAAAA AAATGTCCATGACAACCATCTCCCCAAGTGCAAAGG GTCATCCGACCCCTGGCCCCATCATGGTGGCGCTTCCCAAAGTGGGCTTTTGGCTGGTGGCCTCCGGTGGCAGCCTGCTGGTGCTCCTGCTGCTCATCTTGGTCTTGATTATGTCTTGCCGCAtcagaagaaggaag AAGAGATTCCTGCAGATGAACGCCAGAAAACCGATGAGCGGCCGCCAATACTGCCAGTGTCGTTG CCCGACAGCTGCCGTGGCACCCCGGCGGCCGGACACGACTAAGAAGAAGAAGCCGCCCGCCCTTCCGATGTGCTGA